In Xenopus laevis strain J_2021 chromosome 2S, Xenopus_laevis_v10.1, whole genome shotgun sequence, a genomic segment contains:
- the LOC108710035 gene encoding CREB/ATF bZIP transcription factor, translating into MRHRLRDRANRTLAPAQELRPARRAQVRARKVTGAEGRHRGQQPMESQFHCHSDNAVSDEAAAGGECIELDIEGEGSAGWWEEHEAPHEEEPFAELLQQLVGSVDFAIPADGTALADTWPSKMAPDSTNMAAASGKRATGRCQDNRNALAARLNRLRKKEYVHGLENQVARLSEENKELKHERKSLCSRVRELEGEVRYLRAVLANDSALSLVLNRLTGLGGTRLSTSLFCDPYGSGGDHDYALPLTAAERDQEVNDGGGGGVCLHVDKDKLSVEFCAVCSRSASSADKIFFFRWFLAFLCCRS; encoded by the exons ATGCGACACCGACTTCGAGACCGTGCTAATCGAACTCTGGCCCCAGCACAAGAACTCCGACCGGCCCGCAGGGCTCAGGTGAGAGCCAGAAAAGTGACGGGTGCCGAGGGAAGACACAGGGGCCAGCAGCCAATGGAAAGCCAATTCCATTGTCACTCAGACAATGCTGTAAGTGATGAGGCTGCAGCCGGGGGAGAGTGTATCGAGTTGGACATAGAGGGGGAGGGAAGTGCCGGCTGGTGGGAGGAACACGAAGCGCCACATGAGGAGGAACCGTTTGCAGAACTTTTGCAGCAACTGGTGGGTTCTGTGGACTTTGCTATTCCTGCTGACGGCACCGCCCTGGCGGACACCTGGCCCAGCAAAATGGCGCCTGACTCCACAAACATGGCCGCCGCGTCTGGGAAGAGGGCGACAGGTCGTTGCCAAGACAACAGGAACGCCTTGGCCGCACGCCTTAACCGCCTACGCAAGAAGGAATACGTGCACGGGCTGGAAAACCAGGTGGCGCGCCTCTCCGAAGAGAACAAGGAGCTGAAGCACGAGCGGAAGTCTCTCTGCTCCCGGGTGCGCGAGCTGGAAGGGGAGGTGCGCTACTTGCGGGCGGTGCTGGCCAATGACAGCGCGCTGTCCCTAGTTCTCAACCGTCTGACTGGACTGGGAGGGACACGCCTATCCACGTCACTTTTCTGCGATCCGTACGGAAGTGGAGGAGACCACGACTACGCCTTGCCTCTGACAGCTGCAGAGCGCGACCAGGAAGTGAATgacggaggaggaggaggagtgtgTCTGCACGTGGACAAGGACAAGCTCTCGGTGGAGTTCTGTGCCGTCTGCTCCAGGAGCGCCTCTTCTGCGGACAAAAT TTTCTTTTTTAGGTGGTTTCTGGCCTTTCTCTGCTGCCGCAGTTAA